Proteins from a genomic interval of Dama dama isolate Ldn47 chromosome 1, ASM3311817v1, whole genome shotgun sequence:
- the LOC133071712 gene encoding olfactory receptor 5D13-like, giving the protein MWFAEGNQSARATFTLLGFSEYPNLQVPLFLVFLTVYAVTVVGNLGMIAIIRISPKLHTPMYFFLSHLSFVDFCYSTTVTPKLLENLVMEDRTISFTGCIMQFFSACMFAVAEVFMLAVMAYHQFVAICKPLLYPVVMSPKLCASLVASPYTWGVVCSLTLTCSLLALSFSGSSIINNFLCEHSVIVSVSCSDPFISQVLCFAIAIFNEVGSLAIILTTYISIFATIRKMPSAGGCQKAFSTCAAHLIAITMFHGTILFLYCVPRSKNSWLMVKESSVFYTVVSPMLNPLIYSLRNKDVKESVRKLLNHLIQFG; this is encoded by the coding sequence ATGTGGTTTGCTGAAGGAAATCAGAGTGCCAGAGCCACATTCACCCTCTTGGGCTTCTCAGAATATCCCAATCTCCAGGTACCCTTGTTCCTGGTTTTCCTCACCGTCTATGCAGTCACCGTGGTGGGGAACCTGGGCATGATCGCCATCATCAGGATCAGTCCCAaactccacacccccatgtacttttttctcagtcacttgtcctttgttgatttctgctatTCCACCACAGTTACACCCAAACTCTTGGAGAATTTGGTTATGGAAGACAGAACCATCTCTTTCACGGGATGCATCATGCAGTTCTTCTCGGCTTGTATGTTTGCAGTGGCAGAGGTGTTCATGTTGGCAGTGATGGCCTATCACCAATTTGTGGCCATTTGTAAGCCTCTACTCTACCCAGTGGTCATGTCCCCAAAGCTCTGTGCATCGTTAGTGGCCAGTCCCTACACGTGGGGTGTAGTCTGCTCCCTGACACTCACCTGTTCTCTCCTGGCGTTATCCTTCTCTGGGTCTAGCATCATAAATAATTTCCTCTGTGAGCACTCTGTCATTGTCTCTGTCTCCTGCTCTGACCCCTTCATCAGCCAAGTGCTCTGTTTTGCCATCGCCATATTCAATGAGGTGGGCAGCCTGGCAATTATCCTCACtacttatatttccatttttgccACTATCAGAAAAATGCCCTCTGCTGGGGGGTGCCAAAAAGCCTTCTCTACTTGTGCCGCCCATCTGATCGCCATCACCATGTTCCATGGGACTATCCTGTTCCTTTATTGTGTACCCAGGTCCAAAAACTCATGGCTCATGGTCAAAGAAAGTTCTGTCTTTTATACAGTGGTAAGTCCCATGCTGAACCCTCTGATCTATAGCCTCAGGAACAAAGATGTAAAAGAGAGTGTCAGGAAATTACTGAATCACTTAATACAATTTGGTTGA